In Bacillus cereus ATCC 14579, a single window of DNA contains:
- a CDS encoding 3-phosphoglycerate dehydrogenase family protein, with product MFRVQTLNQIAEKGLQVFTEERYEVGDRINHPDGILLRSYSLHQEEFSKDLKAIARAGAGVNNIPVERCTEKGIVVFNTPGANANAVKELIIASLIMSSRNIINGVSWTKNLEGEEVPQLVESGKKQFVGSEIAGKRLGVIGLGAIGALVANDALALGMDVIGYDPYISVETAWRLSTHVQRAFSLDEIFATCDYITLHIPLTNQTKGIIGEHAVEKMKRGMRLFNFSRGELVDEKVLQKALEEDIITHYVTDFPNENVIKMKNVTATPHLGASTSESEENCAVMAARQLREYLETGNIRNSVNYPNVELPYIGKKRITIMHQNVPNMVGQITGCLAEHHINIADMTNRSKHSWAYTMIDIDNGIDDIIKENIVENISKITGVVAVRMIV from the coding sequence ATGTTTCGTGTTCAAACGTTAAATCAAATTGCAGAAAAAGGTTTGCAAGTTTTTACTGAAGAACGTTATGAAGTAGGAGATAGAATCAATCATCCAGATGGAATTTTGCTTCGTAGCTACTCTTTACATCAAGAAGAGTTTTCAAAAGACTTAAAGGCGATTGCAAGAGCTGGCGCTGGTGTAAATAATATTCCTGTCGAGCGATGTACAGAAAAAGGAATTGTAGTATTTAACACGCCGGGGGCAAATGCAAACGCTGTAAAGGAACTCATTATTGCCAGTCTTATTATGTCTTCACGTAACATTATTAATGGTGTAAGTTGGACGAAAAACTTAGAGGGTGAAGAAGTACCACAGCTTGTTGAATCAGGAAAAAAACAATTTGTTGGATCAGAAATTGCAGGGAAACGTCTAGGTGTTATCGGACTTGGCGCAATCGGTGCTTTAGTTGCGAACGATGCGTTAGCGTTAGGGATGGATGTTATCGGATATGACCCTTACATTTCAGTTGAAACAGCTTGGCGTCTTTCTACACATGTGCAAAGAGCATTTAGCCTTGATGAAATTTTTGCAACATGTGATTATATTACATTGCATATTCCTCTTACGAATCAAACGAAGGGGATTATTGGGGAACACGCTGTAGAGAAGATGAAAAGAGGGATGCGTCTATTTAATTTCTCTAGAGGAGAACTTGTAGATGAAAAGGTTCTTCAAAAAGCATTAGAAGAAGATATTATTACACATTACGTAACGGACTTCCCGAATGAAAATGTAATAAAGATGAAAAATGTAACAGCGACGCCTCACCTTGGTGCATCTACGTCTGAATCAGAAGAAAATTGTGCAGTAATGGCAGCACGTCAATTACGTGAATATTTAGAGACAGGAAATATACGTAATTCAGTCAACTATCCAAATGTTGAGCTGCCGTATATCGGAAAGAAACGCATTACAATTATGCATCAAAACGTCCCGAATATGGTAGGGCAAATTACAGGATGCTTAGCGGAACATCATATTAATATTGCCGATATGACTAATCGTAGTAAACATTCTTGGGCATACACAATGATTGATATCGATAACGGAATTGATGATATAATAAAAGAGAATATTGTAGAAAATATAAGCAAAATTACAGGTGTTGTAGCCGTTCGAATGATTGTGTAA
- the serC gene encoding 3-phosphoserine/phosphohydroxythreonine transaminase, whose protein sequence is MERVYNFSAGPSILPLPVLEKVQKELLNYNGTGMSIMEMSHRSSYFQSIIEEASNLLRELMSIPDEYEVLFLQGGASLQFSMIPLNLMNTYKKAGYVLTGSWSKKALQEAEKVGEVQVIASSEQEKFTTIPKLDGLLSDEKLDYVHITTNNTIEGTKYVDIPHVEKVPLVADMSSNILSERYDVSKFGLIYAGAQKNLGPAGLTIAIIKRDLIGEADRSCPTMLNYETYSKNNSLYNTPPSFSIYVTKLVLEWLKEQGGVSAIEEQNRMKSSLLYNFLDESKLFTSPVDPTYRSLMNIPFTTPSEELNSEFLQKAKERGLVTLKGHRSVGGMRASIYNAMPVQGVQQLVNYMKEFELENR, encoded by the coding sequence ATGGAGAGAGTCTATAATTTTTCAGCAGGACCATCAATACTCCCTTTGCCAGTTTTAGAGAAAGTGCAAAAGGAGCTATTAAATTATAACGGGACAGGCATGTCTATTATGGAAATGAGTCATCGATCTTCTTATTTTCAAAGTATTATAGAGGAAGCGAGTAACTTACTTCGTGAATTAATGAGCATCCCTGATGAGTATGAAGTTTTATTTTTACAAGGCGGTGCGTCATTACAATTCTCTATGATACCGTTGAACTTAATGAATACGTATAAAAAAGCTGGATACGTACTAACTGGCTCATGGTCTAAAAAGGCATTGCAAGAAGCCGAAAAAGTTGGGGAAGTACAAGTGATTGCTTCTTCCGAGCAAGAGAAGTTTACTACGATTCCTAAACTGGACGGTTTATTAAGTGATGAAAAACTAGATTATGTACATATTACAACGAATAATACAATTGAGGGGACAAAATATGTGGACATTCCACATGTAGAAAAAGTGCCGCTCGTTGCGGATATGTCCTCAAATATTTTATCAGAGCGATATGATGTTTCGAAGTTTGGTCTTATATATGCGGGGGCGCAAAAGAATTTAGGACCTGCGGGCTTAACGATTGCTATTATAAAAAGAGATTTAATTGGGGAAGCAGATCGCTCTTGTCCGACAATGTTAAATTATGAAACTTACAGTAAAAATAACTCCTTATATAATACACCGCCGTCCTTTAGTATTTACGTAACGAAACTTGTACTAGAGTGGTTGAAAGAGCAAGGCGGAGTATCTGCGATTGAAGAACAAAATAGAATGAAATCTTCACTTCTTTATAATTTCTTAGATGAATCAAAATTGTTTACTTCACCAGTTGATCCTACGTATCGATCACTTATGAACATTCCGTTTACAACACCGTCAGAAGAGCTGAACAGTGAGTTTTTACAAAAAGCGAAAGAACGAGGACTTGTTACGTTAAAAGGGCATCGATCAGTCGGTGGTATGCGCGCTAGTATTTACAATGCGATGCCAGTACAAGGCGTACAGCAATTAGTAAATTATATGAAGGAATTTGAGCTTGAGAATAGATAG
- a CDS encoding DUF378 domain-containing protein yields MKFLSYLTVILVILGGLNWLFVALDYNVVEKWFGSMPALVDTIYWLIGLSAIYQIFDRFFTND; encoded by the coding sequence ATGAAATTTTTGTCTTACCTTACAGTAATTTTGGTGATTCTTGGCGGTTTGAATTGGTTATTTGTAGCGTTAGATTACAATGTAGTTGAGAAATGGTTTGGTTCTATGCCGGCGCTTGTGGACACTATTTATTGGCTCATTGGTCTCTCTGCTATTTATCAAATTTTTGATCGGTTCTTTACGAACGATTAG
- a CDS encoding glycoside hydrolase family 113: protein MKKNKSLISFLGVFLMLFSFCFQGNVQADVNTVQSGKIKSGNVTVWEVGNVAKVLADVERLNLNTVNVPIQVDIPNVTSTNMVINQAQKQQAIILIQELLKRNIQVIVEPFPYIQQGNVGETEWNPSNINDFFWNWKTVILQDIFNSITSKYNVYGLKIASNFVNMEYAEGYWSDTIDFVRNQYQGNVLYQMNWWLTASWDPSYEAKFEEKINRPYLKKVDIVSIDSWFEVSGKRNPTYEEVKQSLFATTVYNRGQNVVQQLEQLHNATGKPVYFGGFNVPARELGLQNPWNPDVSNVFSKDVQLNGWRAYRDVLEPKPYFKGFSIWFIGSNDSTHAYQIHSKEAEAVINGWYRK from the coding sequence GTGAAGAAAAATAAGAGTTTAATAAGTTTTTTAGGAGTGTTTCTTATGTTGTTTTCTTTTTGTTTTCAAGGAAATGTACAGGCAGATGTAAATACTGTTCAATCTGGAAAAATCAAATCAGGAAACGTAACAGTATGGGAAGTTGGAAATGTAGCGAAAGTATTAGCTGATGTAGAGCGCTTAAATTTAAATACAGTAAATGTACCGATTCAAGTAGATATCCCAAATGTGACTTCTACTAACATGGTAATTAATCAAGCGCAAAAGCAACAAGCTATTATTTTAATTCAAGAATTATTAAAGCGTAATATTCAAGTTATAGTGGAACCGTTCCCGTATATTCAGCAGGGGAATGTTGGAGAGACAGAATGGAACCCAAGTAACATTAATGATTTCTTCTGGAATTGGAAGACGGTTATTCTGCAAGATATTTTTAATTCCATTACAAGTAAATACAATGTGTATGGACTAAAGATTGCTTCTAATTTCGTGAATATGGAGTATGCAGAAGGATACTGGAGCGATACAATTGATTTTGTTCGTAATCAGTATCAAGGAAATGTTTTGTATCAAATGAACTGGTGGTTAACAGCAAGCTGGGACCCTTCTTATGAAGCGAAGTTTGAAGAGAAAATCAATCGCCCGTATTTAAAAAAGGTGGATATTGTTAGCATAGACAGTTGGTTTGAAGTTTCAGGAAAAAGAAATCCAACATATGAAGAAGTGAAGCAAAGTTTATTTGCGACAACAGTATATAATCGTGGGCAAAATGTTGTTCAGCAATTGGAACAATTACATAATGCAACAGGAAAGCCAGTTTACTTCGGTGGATTTAACGTTCCAGCACGTGAACTTGGATTACAAAATCCATGGAATCCAGATGTTTCAAATGTGTTTTCGAAGGATGTGCAATTAAATGGATGGCGTGCTTACCGCGATGTATTAGAACCGAAACCATATTTTAAAGGTTTTTCAATTTGGTTTATTGGCTCTAATGATAGTACACATGCGTATCAAATACATAGTAAAGAAGCAGAGGCAGTTATTAACGGGTGGTACAGAAAATAA
- a CDS encoding cupin domain-containing protein, protein MNDDQIQLFKANGDFIWHEHPNTDKLFIVLEGEMFIDFRDGQVKISKGEMFIVPRGVEHKPFTEKESHIMLVEPKREMD, encoded by the coding sequence ATGAATGACGATCAAATTCAGCTTTTTAAAGCTAATGGAGATTTTATATGGCATGAGCATCCTAATACAGATAAGCTATTTATTGTGCTTGAAGGGGAGATGTTCATCGATTTTCGTGATGGACAGGTGAAAATTTCTAAAGGCGAGATGTTTATTGTCCCGAGAGGCGTTGAGCATAAACCTTTCACTGAAAAGGAATCCCATATCATGTTGGTAGAGCCTAAAAGGGAAATGGATTGA
- a CDS encoding helix-turn-helix transcriptional regulator yields the protein MKLDVNELAEYLANTPFRVEGVYRYAKNPGVPFAESTDYFPGFVFPITGKTQFQFNGTPYTLSPGKVIHGGAKMTLAHKMLGEINWEYILVLYRISNSEREDSGFTHQHFELLTGQSPRLVELLMRLWDVYNQRGGISMFQTEMLFREALNEALLSVFNRESNYESHTLFERISSYVRKYYYKDITIHTLTEQNNVNRNRLSYVFRKHAGMGAAEYLLNYRIKMAQKMLCTSDVPVQQIAQAVGIADPFYFSRVFKKRVGISPTKYREKFINNPY from the coding sequence GTGAAGTTAGACGTGAATGAGTTAGCAGAGTATCTTGCCAATACTCCTTTCCGAGTAGAAGGAGTATATCGTTATGCTAAAAATCCAGGTGTGCCTTTTGCTGAGTCTACAGATTATTTCCCAGGATTTGTATTTCCAATTACAGGGAAGACGCAATTTCAATTTAATGGTACGCCGTATACTCTTTCCCCAGGAAAAGTTATACATGGGGGTGCAAAAATGACATTAGCCCATAAAATGCTTGGTGAAATAAACTGGGAATATATTCTTGTTTTATATCGGATAAGCAATTCAGAACGAGAAGACTCTGGATTTACTCATCAGCATTTTGAATTATTAACAGGACAATCTCCTCGTCTTGTCGAATTACTTATGCGTCTTTGGGATGTATATAATCAGCGTGGAGGCATTTCGATGTTTCAGACCGAAATGCTGTTTCGCGAAGCGTTGAATGAAGCTTTATTAAGTGTTTTCAATAGAGAAAGCAATTATGAGTCGCATACTTTATTCGAACGAATATCTAGTTACGTTCGTAAATACTATTATAAAGATATTACAATTCATACACTTACAGAACAAAATAATGTTAATCGAAATCGTCTTTCTTACGTGTTTAGAAAGCATGCAGGTATGGGGGCAGCAGAATATTTATTGAACTATCGTATAAAGATGGCTCAAAAAATGTTATGTACAAGTGATGTGCCTGTACAACAAATTGCGCAGGCTGTTGGAATCGCAGACCCTTTTTATTTTAGTAGAGTTTTCAAGAAGCGAGTTGGCATTTCGCCTACTAAATATCGCGAGAAGTTCATCAATAATCCATACTAA